A single genomic interval of Streptomyces graminofaciens harbors:
- a CDS encoding TetR/AcrR family transcriptional regulator, producing MVTSRWTTAPDQTVSPRRRGAVLERAILDAALEQLSTVGWSGLTMEGVAAGAQTGKAAVYRRWPSKEDLVADALQAGIPRFDEAPDLGSVRADLLELCRQAREAMFSRPGFALRSVIHECDNIQAERFHGVIIGGVVEPMVKLLREVIERGIRRGEVRADAINGHVLDAIPAMMMYRSKMCGSEWSVQDIEEMIDQLMVPLLCRRGV from the coding sequence ATGGTCACTTCGCGCTGGACGACCGCCCCCGATCAGACGGTCTCCCCGCGCCGGCGCGGCGCCGTGCTCGAACGCGCGATCCTCGACGCCGCGCTGGAGCAGCTCAGTACGGTCGGCTGGAGCGGCCTCACCATGGAGGGCGTCGCCGCCGGTGCCCAGACGGGCAAGGCCGCGGTCTACCGGCGCTGGCCCTCCAAGGAGGACCTCGTCGCGGACGCGCTCCAGGCCGGAATCCCGCGCTTCGACGAGGCGCCCGATCTCGGCAGCGTGCGTGCGGATCTGCTGGAGCTGTGCCGGCAGGCGCGCGAGGCGATGTTCTCCCGCCCCGGGTTCGCGCTGCGCTCGGTGATTCACGAGTGCGACAACATTCAGGCCGAGCGCTTCCATGGTGTGATCATCGGAGGGGTCGTGGAGCCGATGGTCAAGCTGCTGCGTGAGGTCATCGAACGGGGGATTCGGCGGGGAGAGGTGCGGGCCGACGCGATAAACGGCCATGTCCTCGATGCCATTCCGGCGATGATGATGTACCGGTCGAAGATGTGCGGCAGCGAATGGAGTGTGCAGGACATCGAGGAGATGATCGACCAGTTGATGGTGCCGCTGCTGTGCCGGCGAGGTGTGTGA
- a CDS encoding MFS transporter has translation MTTSPLIRDQKPGAARREGHPGIALTVIAACQLMVVLDATIVNIALPHIQDALKFSTTDLTWVVSAYTLTFGGLLLLGGRAGDILGRRRVFMTGILLFTLASLLGGLAQEPWQLLAARALQGMGGAIASPTSLALITTTFAEGPERNRAFGVFAAVSAGGGAIGLLAGGMLTEWLDWRWVLFVNVPIGVLIAVLAPMYISESERHPGRFDIAGALTSTLGMASLVYGFIRAAEEGWRDSLAIGSFAAAVVLLLAFAFVESRAKEPITPLKMFADRNRSGTYVIMLSLAAAMFGMFFFIVIFVQNVLRYTPIEAGLAFLPVTAAIITGAGLSQRFLPVLGPKPFMVTGSTLVVLGLSWQTLINPDSSYAGGVLGPMLLFAFGMGLNFVTLTLTAVSGVAPHEAGAASGLLNATQQVGGSLGLSILTTVFGTASRDEAEKQLPNFMANGTAEQKAEFAKTGQLPAPWGHEVLAQGISTAFVPAASMALLALVTAALVIRVRKSDLDALAGTAGPAAGG, from the coding sequence GTGACAACCTCTCCGTTGATTCGGGATCAGAAGCCGGGAGCGGCCCGCCGGGAGGGACACCCCGGCATCGCGCTCACGGTCATCGCGGCCTGCCAACTCATGGTGGTACTCGACGCGACGATTGTGAACATCGCACTCCCGCACATTCAAGACGCTCTCAAGTTCAGCACGACCGACCTGACCTGGGTGGTCAGCGCCTACACACTGACCTTCGGCGGCCTGCTCCTCCTGGGCGGCCGGGCCGGAGACATCCTCGGCCGTCGTCGCGTCTTCATGACCGGAATCCTGCTCTTCACCCTCGCCTCGCTGCTGGGCGGACTCGCGCAGGAGCCCTGGCAACTGCTGGCCGCACGCGCCTTGCAGGGCATGGGCGGCGCGATAGCCTCGCCCACCTCGCTGGCACTGATCACCACGACATTCGCCGAAGGCCCGGAACGCAACCGGGCCTTCGGTGTCTTCGCCGCGGTCTCGGCGGGCGGCGGCGCCATCGGCCTGCTCGCGGGCGGCATGCTCACCGAGTGGCTCGACTGGCGCTGGGTGCTCTTCGTCAACGTACCGATCGGCGTGCTGATCGCCGTGCTCGCGCCGATGTACATCAGCGAGTCGGAGCGCCACCCGGGACGGTTCGACATCGCGGGCGCGCTCACCTCGACACTCGGCATGGCGTCCCTGGTCTACGGCTTCATCCGCGCGGCGGAGGAGGGCTGGCGGGACAGCCTGGCCATCGGGTCCTTCGCGGCCGCGGTGGTTCTGCTGCTGGCCTTCGCCTTCGTCGAGAGCCGCGCCAAGGAACCGATCACACCGCTGAAGATGTTCGCCGACCGCAATCGCTCGGGTACGTATGTGATCATGCTGAGCCTGGCCGCGGCGATGTTCGGCATGTTCTTCTTCATCGTGATCTTCGTGCAGAACGTACTGCGCTACACGCCGATCGAGGCCGGTCTCGCCTTCCTGCCCGTGACGGCCGCGATCATCACGGGCGCGGGTCTGTCGCAGCGGTTCCTGCCGGTCCTCGGCCCCAAGCCGTTCATGGTGACCGGCTCCACGCTCGTCGTGCTCGGGCTGAGCTGGCAGACCCTCATCAACCCCGACAGTTCGTACGCGGGCGGGGTGCTGGGCCCGATGCTGCTGTTCGCCTTCGGCATGGGGCTGAACTTCGTGACGCTCACCCTGACCGCGGTGTCCGGGGTCGCCCCGCACGAGGCGGGCGCGGCGTCCGGGCTGCTCAACGCCACACAGCAGGTGGGCGGCTCGCTCGGCCTGTCCATCCTCACCACGGTCTTCGGTACGGCCAGCCGTGACGAGGCGGAGAAGCAGCTGCCGAACTTCATGGCGAACGGCACGGCCGAGCAGAAGGCCGAGTTCGCCAAGACCGGGCAGTTGCCCGCTCCCTGGGGTCACGAGGTGCTCGCCCAGGGCATCTCGACGGCGTTCGTCCCGGCCGCCTCGATGGCCCTGCTCGCCCTGGTCACCGCCGCGTTGGTGATCCGGGTCCGCAAGAGCGACCTGGACGCCCTCGCCGGTACGGCGGGCCCCGCGGCAGGAGGCTGA
- a CDS encoding DUF4153 domain-containing protein — MAAPEDVVPEREGAASTAEGSASESEAPAAESEVPASEVPASEAEAPVDEAPMAKERAVAGARGPAAGASADVTTSAPRPGWPPPTPVQPQFWAPAPAPAAAPAPWLADLRIEEPAPIRTETLWAALATGVLSMLLLGDGVALNLLFVALCAALTVYFAGRGAGRRPRAWALAWGVGGLALLIVPALRDAEWPSFLAVVAALAVGSIALHGGRTWPAVLLGPIGVFNAVATGPAWAWQGLRDRSGGARGRLGPLVKSTGVAVALLLVFGALFAGADAAFAEMLGALVPDASASDGPWRFLLFALGLLGALAAARTAAAPAHWDRAKIPAGRERGRAEWALPLIVLVALFAVFNAVQLAVLFGGYDAVLKETGQTYAQYARQGFWQLLMATLLTLLVIVLALRWAPRTRSSDRTLVRAVLGALCGLALVVVASAVRRMDMYVEAYGLTRLRISVVAVELWLGLVIVLIMAAGVWGARWLPRVVAASAAAGVLAFGLVSPDALIAERNVQRYEDTKVFDLDYAQGLSADAVPALDKLTEPLRSCVLRPIEADLDEENLPWYATSWGEAEARRVLAERPVSERADETVCGRLGYETLYR, encoded by the coding sequence ATGGCTGCGCCTGAGGATGTGGTGCCTGAGCGTGAGGGGGCGGCGTCCACAGCTGAGGGGTCGGCGTCCGAGTCCGAGGCGCCCGCCGCCGAGTCCGAGGTTCCGGCGTCCGAGGTTCCGGCGTCGGAGGCCGAGGCTCCGGTGGACGAGGCACCGATGGCGAAGGAGCGTGCCGTGGCCGGAGCACGCGGCCCCGCTGCCGGAGCGTCGGCGGACGTCACCACGTCGGCGCCCCGACCCGGTTGGCCTCCGCCGACCCCAGTGCAGCCGCAGTTCTGGGCACCGGCACCCGCGCCGGCAGCCGCGCCGGCCCCCTGGCTGGCCGACCTCAGGATCGAGGAACCCGCCCCGATCCGCACCGAGACCCTGTGGGCCGCGCTGGCCACCGGTGTCCTGAGCATGCTGCTGCTCGGCGACGGGGTGGCGCTCAACCTGCTGTTCGTCGCGCTCTGCGCCGCACTCACCGTGTACTTCGCCGGACGCGGGGCGGGCCGACGCCCGCGAGCGTGGGCGCTCGCCTGGGGCGTCGGCGGGCTCGCGCTGCTGATCGTGCCCGCGCTGCGCGACGCCGAGTGGCCCTCGTTCCTCGCGGTCGTCGCCGCTCTGGCCGTCGGCTCGATCGCACTGCACGGCGGCCGCACCTGGCCCGCCGTCCTGCTCGGCCCGATCGGTGTGTTCAACGCGGTGGCCACCGGCCCGGCCTGGGCCTGGCAGGGGCTGCGCGACCGCTCCGGCGGCGCCCGGGGACGGCTGGGCCCGCTGGTGAAGTCGACAGGCGTGGCCGTAGCGCTGTTGCTGGTCTTCGGGGCGCTGTTCGCCGGGGCCGACGCGGCCTTCGCCGAGATGCTCGGCGCGCTGGTCCCGGACGCCTCGGCGTCCGACGGGCCCTGGAGATTCCTGCTGTTCGCGCTCGGACTCCTCGGCGCCCTCGCGGCGGCCCGCACGGCGGCCGCACCCGCCCACTGGGACCGGGCGAAGATACCCGCGGGACGCGAGCGGGGCCGGGCCGAGTGGGCGCTGCCGCTGATCGTGCTCGTGGCGCTCTTCGCGGTCTTCAACGCCGTCCAACTCGCCGTGCTCTTCGGCGGATACGACGCCGTGCTGAAGGAGACCGGTCAGACGTACGCCCAGTACGCGCGCCAGGGCTTCTGGCAGCTGCTCATGGCCACGCTGCTCACCCTGCTGGTCATCGTTCTGGCCCTGCGCTGGGCACCTCGCACCCGGTCGAGCGACCGGACGCTCGTGCGGGCTGTGCTGGGGGCTCTCTGCGGGCTGGCACTCGTTGTCGTGGCATCCGCTGTGCGACGTATGGACATGTATGTGGAGGCCTATGGGCTGACGCGGCTGAGGATCTCGGTGGTGGCCGTGGAGCTCTGGCTCGGCCTGGTCATCGTGCTGATCATGGCCGCCGGGGTGTGGGGCGCCCGCTGGCTGCCGCGCGTCGTCGCGGCCAGTGCGGCCGCCGGAGTGCTCGCGTTCGGGCTCGTGTCGCCGGACGCGCTGATCGCCGAGCGCAATGTGCAACGGTACGAGGACACCAAGGTGTTCGACCTCGACTACGCCCAGGGGCTGTCCGCCGACGCCGTGCCCGCCCTGGACAAGCTGACGGAGCCCCTGCGGTCGTGCGTGCTGCGGCCGATCGAGGCGGACCTGGACGAGGAGAACCTGCCCTGGTACGCCACGAGCTGGGGAGAGGCCGAGGCCCGGCGTGTCCTCGCCGAGCGGCCGGTGTCGGAGCGGGCGGACGAGACGGTGTGCGGTCGACTGGGGTACGAGACGCTGTATCGCTGA
- a CDS encoding ADP-ribosylglycohydrolase family protein, translated as MTADSSPEGRLGRALASLRGLAVGDALGSQYFVPENYPLLQRRATPSGPWQWTDDTEMACSVVAVLAAHHRIDQDALAHSFAVHHDFDRGYGPAVNRLLRLVREGGDWRELAAALFNGQGSWGNGAAMRIAPLGAWFADDPEQATHQAEISAYPTHQHREAVVGAMAVAAAAAFAADPAGPPSAAALLDGVIALVPKSAVGAGLRRARDMLDYGDAGTVAAVLGCGRRTTAHDTVPFALWSAARSLGDYEQAFWTTAQAGGDVDTTCAIVGGVVAAGKAGTPPQGWVRQTEELPGWLSVA; from the coding sequence ATGACCGCTGACTCCTCTCCCGAAGGGCGCCTGGGGCGCGCGCTCGCCAGCCTGCGCGGACTCGCCGTGGGGGACGCGTTGGGCTCGCAGTACTTCGTGCCCGAGAACTACCCGCTGCTCCAGCGACGCGCTACCCCGTCCGGCCCGTGGCAGTGGACCGACGACACCGAGATGGCCTGCTCCGTGGTCGCCGTCCTGGCGGCCCACCACCGGATCGACCAGGACGCGCTGGCCCACTCCTTCGCCGTGCACCACGACTTCGACCGGGGCTACGGGCCCGCGGTCAACAGGCTGCTGCGCCTGGTCCGCGAAGGCGGCGACTGGCGCGAGCTGGCCGCCGCGCTCTTCAACGGCCAGGGATCCTGGGGCAACGGCGCGGCCATGCGGATCGCCCCCCTCGGGGCCTGGTTCGCGGACGACCCCGAGCAGGCGACCCACCAGGCGGAGATCTCGGCCTACCCCACGCACCAGCACCGTGAGGCCGTCGTCGGCGCCATGGCCGTCGCCGCGGCCGCCGCCTTCGCGGCCGACCCGGCGGGACCGCCGAGCGCCGCGGCGCTGCTCGACGGTGTCATCGCCCTCGTCCCGAAGAGCGCCGTCGGCGCGGGACTCCGGCGCGCCCGGGACATGCTCGACTACGGCGACGCGGGCACCGTCGCGGCCGTACTGGGCTGTGGGCGGCGTACGACGGCGCACGACACCGTGCCGTTCGCGCTCTGGTCGGCGGCGCGCTCCCTCGGGGACTACGAACAGGCCTTCTGGACGACGGCCCAGGCCGGCGGCGATGTGGACACCACTTGCGCCATCGTCGGGGGAGTGGTCGCCGCCGGAAAGGCGGGAACGCCGCCGCAGGGGTGGGTGCGGCAGACCGAGGAACTGCCGGGATGGCTTTCGGTGGCGTAG
- a CDS encoding histidine phosphatase family protein, with product MARPRRIVLVRHGESTGNVDDTVYEREPDHALALTEQGWQQAEETGKRLREVFGRERISAYVSPYRRTHETFRAFHLDPELVRVREEPRLREQDWGNWQDRDDVGLQKNYRDAYGHFFYRFAQGESGADVYDRVGGFLESLFRSFEDPDHPPNVLLVTHGLAMRLFCMRWFHWTVAEFESLSNPGNAEMRMLVLGEDGKYTLDRPFDRWRDPESYGATG from the coding sequence ATGGCACGACCACGGCGCATCGTCCTTGTCCGACACGGGGAGTCAACGGGCAATGTTGATGACACCGTGTACGAACGCGAGCCCGACCACGCCTTGGCGCTCACCGAGCAGGGCTGGCAGCAGGCGGAGGAGACCGGCAAACGCCTTCGCGAGGTCTTCGGGCGCGAGCGGATCAGCGCGTACGTCTCCCCGTACCGCCGTACGCACGAGACGTTCCGGGCCTTCCATCTGGACCCCGAACTGGTGCGCGTGCGCGAGGAACCCCGGCTGCGCGAGCAGGACTGGGGCAACTGGCAGGACCGCGACGACGTGGGGCTCCAGAAGAACTACCGGGACGCCTACGGGCACTTCTTCTACCGCTTCGCCCAGGGGGAGTCCGGCGCCGATGTGTACGACCGGGTCGGCGGCTTCCTGGAGAGCCTGTTCCGCAGCTTCGAGGACCCCGACCACCCGCCCAACGTCCTCCTGGTCACCCACGGCCTCGCCATGCGGCTGTTCTGCATGCGCTGGTTCCACTGGACGGTCGCGGAGTTCGAGTCGCTGTCGAACCCGGGGAACGCGGAGATGCGGATGCTCGTTCTGGGGGAGGACGGCAAGTACACGCTCGACCGGCCGTTCGACCGCTGGCGAGATCCGGAATCGTACGGAGCCACCGGTTAG
- a CDS encoding YdbC family protein: MLVKWIRCTVVDRRGFERGQRKWAGLLGEPGFRGQGGGWSRARPGVAHTFSFWESRAFYDSFMARSHDRLAASQSGTYKDMQVKLFDHRFDVKTGFEPRFTDADLVRVAHARVHEERAEHFALMQEKVWNPAMAGSPGMLRGLFGEAPGFEFVILSMWQSAAEHGKYRAERVERLALRAQIEADVAAMAGDIVELEPSWTV; this comes from the coding sequence GTGCTGGTCAAGTGGATTCGCTGCACCGTGGTCGACCGCCGCGGTTTCGAGCGGGGGCAGCGAAAGTGGGCGGGGCTTCTGGGGGAGCCGGGTTTCCGAGGGCAGGGTGGGGGCTGGAGCCGGGCGCGCCCCGGCGTGGCACACACCTTCTCCTTCTGGGAGAGCCGGGCCTTTTACGACTCCTTCATGGCGCGCTCCCACGACCGGCTCGCCGCCTCTCAGTCCGGCACGTACAAGGACATGCAGGTCAAGCTGTTCGATCACCGTTTCGATGTGAAGACCGGCTTCGAGCCGCGCTTCACGGACGCCGATCTGGTGCGCGTGGCGCACGCCCGCGTCCACGAGGAGCGGGCCGAGCACTTCGCGCTGATGCAGGAGAAGGTCTGGAACCCCGCCATGGCCGGCTCGCCCGGCATGCTGCGGGGCCTGTTCGGCGAGGCTCCGGGCTTCGAGTTCGTGATCCTCTCGATGTGGCAATCCGCCGCCGAACACGGCAAGTACCGGGCGGAACGCGTGGAACGTCTCGCGCTGCGCGCCCAGATCGAGGCGGACGTGGCCGCCATGGCCGGCGACATCGTGGAGCTGGAGCCGAGCTGGACGGTCTGA
- a CDS encoding TerD family protein: MNGLNKGIRKVEVAVKWDPSPAGQPATDLDIIAATYPAGDTSGKPAYVVHFDSRSPDGTITLNRDSKTGQGFGWDEVMTVELNRLDSRYGRVVIGVAIQQRTGAKTFANVQKAGVRIREDYTVLTEDDFASVLGSTAATVGEFVRDDSGEWTFHPGIHGYDEDPTAFVRVMGTPRTS, translated from the coding sequence GTGAACGGCCTCAACAAGGGCATCCGCAAGGTCGAGGTGGCGGTGAAGTGGGACCCCAGCCCGGCAGGGCAGCCCGCCACGGACCTCGACATCATCGCGGCGACCTACCCTGCCGGCGACACGAGCGGAAAGCCCGCGTACGTCGTGCACTTCGACAGCCGCTCGCCCGACGGCACGATCACGCTGAACCGCGACAGCAAGACCGGCCAGGGTTTTGGCTGGGACGAGGTCATGACGGTGGAGCTGAACCGCCTCGACAGCCGCTACGGGCGCGTGGTGATCGGTGTCGCCATACAGCAGCGCACCGGCGCGAAGACCTTCGCCAACGTCCAGAAGGCGGGGGTGCGCATCCGGGAGGACTACACCGTCCTCACGGAGGACGACTTCGCCTCCGTCCTCGGGTCGACGGCCGCGACCGTGGGCGAGTTCGTACGCGACGACTCCGGCGAGTGGACCTTCCACCCCGGCATCCACGGCTACGACGAGGACCCGACAGCCTTCGTCCGTGTGATGGGCACCCCCCGCACGTCCTGA
- a CDS encoding vitamin B12-dependent ribonucleotide reductase has protein sequence MTETASGPARSSRAKATKASKGLRIERIHTTPGVHPYDEVEWARRDVVMTNWRDGSVNFEQRGVEFPEFWSVNAVNIVTSKYFRGAVGTPQREVSLRQLIDRIVKTYRKAGEDHKYFSSPADAEIFEHELAYALLHQIFSFNSPVWFNVGTPQPQQVSACFILAVDDSMESILDWYKEEGMIFKGGSGAGLNLSRIRSSKELLSSGGNASGPVSFMRGADASAGTIKSGGATRRAAKMVVLDVDHPDVEDFIATKVKEEEKIRALRDAGFDMDLGGDDITSVQYQNANNSVRVNDEFMTAVENGTEFGLRARMTGEIIEKVDAKALFRKLAEAAWACADPGIQYDGVINNWHTCPESGRITASNPCSEYMHLDNTSCNLASLNLMKFLKDDSKGNQSFEVERFAKVVELVITAMDISICFADFPTQKIGENTRAFRQLGIGYANLGALLMATGHAYDSEGGRALAGAITSLMTGTAYKRSSELAAVVGPYDGYARNADAHNRVMKQHSDANGTAVRMDDLDTPVWAAATEAWQDVLRLGEKNGFRNSQASVLAPTGTIGLAMSCDTTGVEPDLALVKFKKLVGGGSMQIVNGTVPQALRRLGYQEEQIEAIVAHIAENGNVIDAPSLKQEHYEVFDCAMGERAISPMGHVRMMAAIQPWISGAISKTVNMPETATVEEVEEIYFEAWKLGVKALAIYRDNCKVGQPLSAKTKDSEKAEITEKAEETIRATVEKVVEYRPVRKRLPKGRPGITTSFTVGGAEGYMIANSYPDDGLGEVFLKMSKQGSTLAGMMDAFSIAVSVGLQYGVPLETYVSKFTNMRFEPAGMTDDPDVRMAASIVDYIFRRLALDFLPFETRSALGIHSAEERQRHLETGSYEPIEEEVDVEGLAQSAPRQSLKAVAAPKADEEGAKPAPKQAHTSAELVEMQLGIQADAPLCFSCGTKMQRAGSCYICEGCGSTSGCS, from the coding sequence ATGACAGAGACGGCGAGCGGTCCGGCACGGAGTTCCCGCGCCAAGGCCACGAAGGCGAGCAAGGGCCTGCGTATCGAGCGCATCCACACCACCCCCGGAGTGCACCCGTACGACGAGGTGGAATGGGCGCGTCGTGACGTCGTCATGACCAACTGGCGCGACGGCTCGGTCAACTTCGAGCAGCGCGGCGTCGAGTTCCCCGAGTTCTGGTCGGTGAACGCGGTCAACATCGTCACCAGCAAGTACTTCCGCGGTGCCGTCGGCACTCCGCAGCGCGAGGTGAGCCTGAGGCAGCTCATCGACCGCATCGTGAAGACGTATCGGAAGGCCGGCGAGGACCACAAGTACTTCTCCTCGCCCGCCGACGCCGAGATCTTCGAGCACGAACTGGCGTACGCCCTCCTGCACCAGATCTTCAGCTTCAACAGCCCCGTCTGGTTCAACGTGGGCACCCCCCAGCCCCAGCAGGTCTCCGCCTGCTTCATCCTGGCCGTCGACGACTCCATGGAGTCGATCCTCGACTGGTACAAGGAAGAGGGCATGATCTTCAAGGGCGGCTCCGGAGCCGGCCTGAACCTCTCCCGCATCCGCTCCTCCAAGGAGCTGCTCTCCTCTGGCGGCAACGCCTCCGGCCCGGTCTCCTTCATGCGCGGCGCCGACGCCTCCGCGGGAACGATCAAGTCGGGCGGTGCCACCCGCCGCGCCGCCAAGATGGTCGTCCTGGACGTGGACCACCCGGACGTCGAGGACTTCATCGCCACCAAGGTGAAGGAAGAGGAGAAGATCCGCGCCCTGCGCGACGCGGGCTTCGACATGGACCTGGGCGGCGACGACATCACGTCCGTCCAGTACCAGAACGCCAACAACAGCGTCCGCGTGAACGACGAGTTCATGACGGCCGTCGAGAACGGCACCGAGTTCGGCCTCCGCGCCCGTATGACCGGCGAGATCATCGAGAAGGTCGACGCCAAGGCGCTGTTCCGCAAGCTCGCCGAGGCCGCGTGGGCCTGTGCCGACCCGGGCATCCAGTACGACGGTGTGATCAACAACTGGCACACCTGCCCCGAGTCCGGCCGTATCACCGCGTCGAACCCGTGCAGCGAGTACATGCACCTGGACAACACGTCCTGCAACCTCGCCTCGCTGAACCTGATGAAGTTCCTGAAGGACGACAGCAAGGGCAACCAGTCCTTCGAGGTCGAGCGCTTCGCCAAGGTCGTCGAGCTGGTCATCACCGCGATGGACATCTCCATCTGCTTCGCGGACTTCCCGACCCAGAAGATCGGCGAGAACACCCGCGCCTTCCGTCAGCTCGGCATCGGCTACGCCAACCTCGGCGCCCTGCTGATGGCGACCGGCCACGCGTACGACTCCGAGGGCGGCCGTGCCCTCGCCGGCGCCATCACCTCCCTGATGACCGGTACGGCGTACAAGCGTTCCTCCGAGCTGGCCGCGGTCGTCGGTCCGTACGACGGCTACGCCCGCAACGCCGACGCCCACAACCGCGTCATGAAGCAGCACTCCGACGCCAACGGCACGGCCGTTCGCATGGACGACCTGGACACCCCGGTGTGGGCCGCCGCCACCGAGGCCTGGCAGGACGTGCTCCGCCTCGGCGAGAAGAACGGCTTCCGCAACTCGCAGGCCTCCGTGCTCGCCCCGACCGGCACCATCGGCCTGGCCATGTCCTGCGACACCACCGGTGTCGAGCCGGACCTGGCGCTGGTCAAGTTCAAGAAGCTGGTCGGCGGCGGCTCGATGCAGATCGTCAACGGCACGGTCCCGCAGGCCCTGCGCCGCCTGGGCTACCAGGAGGAGCAGATCGAGGCGATCGTCGCCCACATCGCCGAGAACGGCAATGTGATCGACGCGCCGAGCCTCAAGCAGGAGCACTACGAGGTCTTCGACTGCGCCATGGGCGAGCGCGCCATCTCCCCGATGGGCCACGTCCGCATGATGGCCGCGATCCAGCCGTGGATCTCGGGCGCCATCTCCAAGACGGTCAACATGCCGGAGACGGCGACCGTCGAGGAGGTCGAGGAGATCTACTTCGAGGCCTGGAAGCTGGGCGTCAAGGCGCTCGCGATCTACCGCGACAACTGCAAGGTCGGCCAGCCGCTCTCCGCCAAGACCAAGGACTCGGAGAAGGCCGAGATCACCGAGAAGGCCGAGGAGACGATCCGGGCCACGGTCGAGAAGGTCGTCGAGTACCGCCCGGTCCGCAAGCGCCTCCCGAAGGGCCGTCCCGGCATCACGACGTCCTTCACCGTCGGCGGCGCCGAGGGCTACATGATCGCCAACTCCTACCCGGACGACGGCCTGGGCGAGGTCTTCCTGAAGATGTCCAAGCAGGGTTCGACCCTCGCGGGCATGATGGACGCCTTCTCGATCGCCGTCTCGGTGGGTCTGCAGTACGGCGTGCCGCTGGAGACGTACGTCTCGAAGTTCACCAACATGCGCTTCGAGCCGGCCGGTATGACGGACGACCCGGACGTGCGGATGGCGGCGTCGATCGTCGACTACATCTTCCGCCGCCTGGCACTGGACTTCCTGCCCTTCGAGACGCGTTCCGCGCTCGGCATCCACTCCGCCGAGGAGCGCCAGCGTCACCTGGAGACGGGTTCGTACGAGCCGATCGAGGAGGAGGTGGACGTCGAGGGCCTCGCCCAGTCGGCGCCGCGCCAGTCCCTCAAGGCCGTCGCCGCTCCGAAGGCCGACGAGGAGGGTGCCAAGCCCGCCCCGAAGCAGGCTCACACCAGCGCCGAGCTGGTGGAGATGCAGCTGGGCATCCAGGCGGACGCCCCGCTCTGCTTCTCCTGCGGCACGAAGATGCAGCGGGCCGGTTCCTGCTACATCTGCGAGGGCTGCGGTTCGACGAGCGGGTGCAGCTGA
- the nrdR gene encoding transcriptional regulator NrdR has translation MHCPFCRHPDSRVVDSRTTDDGTSIRRRRQCPDCSRRFTTVETCSLMVIKRSGVTEPFSRTKVINGVRKACQGRPVTEDALAQLGQRVEEAVRATGSAELTTHDVGLAILGPLQELDLVAYLRFASVYRAFDSLEDFEAAIAELREEQEKRPAGDSDCEDAVAGRPESDRGSGGTAQVPVPASAAD, from the coding sequence ATGCACTGTCCCTTCTGCAGGCACCCCGACAGCCGCGTCGTCGACAGTCGTACGACGGACGACGGCACGTCGATCCGCAGGCGCCGCCAGTGTCCGGACTGCTCCCGTCGTTTCACGACGGTGGAGACGTGCTCACTGATGGTGATCAAGCGGTCCGGCGTCACCGAGCCCTTCAGCCGCACCAAGGTCATCAACGGCGTGCGCAAGGCATGTCAGGGACGGCCTGTGACCGAGGACGCGCTCGCCCAGCTCGGCCAGCGGGTCGAGGAGGCGGTGCGCGCGACCGGAAGCGCCGAACTGACCACCCATGACGTGGGGCTGGCCATACTCGGCCCGTTGCAGGAGCTCGACCTCGTCGCCTACTTGCGGTTCGCCTCGGTCTACCGGGCCTTCGACTCGCTGGAGGACTTCGAGGCCGCCATCGCGGAACTCAGGGAAGAGCAGGAGAAGCGCCCCGCGGGGGACAGTGACTGCGAGGACGCGGTCGCGGGGCGCCCGGAAAGCGACCGCGGGTCCGGAGGGACTGCCCAGGTCCCCGTGCCCGCCAGCGCCGCCGACTGA